In Synechocystis sp. PCC 6714, the following are encoded in one genomic region:
- a CDS encoding Hsp20/alpha crystallin family protein, with the protein MSLILYNPLREMDSFQRQMNQLFDEVFVPTERHGFSPKAELTETEEAYLLKLELPGISPDDLDIQATKDAVTISGDRQDTHSTEKDGVRRTEFRYGSFHRVIPVPGAIQNTEVTANYDAGILTLTLPKVEEAKNKVVKVQLSQ; encoded by the coding sequence ATGTCTCTCATTCTTTACAATCCCCTGCGGGAAATGGATAGCTTCCAACGGCAAATGAACCAACTTTTTGATGAAGTGTTTGTGCCCACAGAACGCCATGGGTTTAGCCCCAAAGCAGAATTGACTGAAACGGAAGAAGCCTATCTACTCAAGCTCGAATTGCCTGGCATTAGCCCCGATGATTTAGATATCCAGGCCACCAAGGATGCGGTCACCATCAGTGGCGATCGCCAAGACACCCACAGTACGGAAAAAGATGGTGTGCGCCGTACGGAGTTCCGCTATGGCAGTTTCCATCGGGTTATTCCTGTACCTGGAGCCATCCAAAACACAGAGGTCACAGCCAATTACGACGCTGGTATTTTGACTCTCACTTTGCCCAAAGTGGAAGAAGCCAAAAACAAAGTGGTTAAAGTTCAGCTTTCCCAGTAG
- the recA gene encoding recombinase RecA — translation MASTNISDREKALNAALAQIERSFGKGAIMRLGDATQMRVETISTGALTLDLALGGGLPKGRIVEIYGPESSGKTTLALHAVAATQQAGGVAAFVDAEHALDPVYSKALGVDIDNLLVAQPDNGESALEIVDQLVRSTAVDIIVVDSVAALVPRAEIEGEMGDTSVGSQARLMSKAMRKIAGNIGRSGCLVIFLNQLRQKIGVTYGSPEVTTGGNALKFYASVRLDIRRIQTLKKGTEGEYGIRAKVKVAKNKVAPPFRIAEFDIIFGQGISRMGCTIDLAEKCEVITRKGAWYSYNGENIAQGRDNAMKYLEENPEIAATIDQQVREKLSLVNAVFPVETEDLPEEPGEEGDF, via the coding sequence ATGGCCAGCACCAATATTTCCGACCGCGAAAAAGCCCTAAACGCCGCCCTAGCCCAGATTGAGCGGAGCTTTGGCAAGGGAGCGATTATGCGCCTGGGGGATGCCACCCAAATGCGAGTGGAAACCATTTCCACCGGAGCCCTGACTTTGGATTTGGCCCTGGGGGGTGGTTTACCCAAGGGTAGGATTGTGGAAATTTATGGCCCGGAAAGCTCTGGGAAAACAACGTTGGCCCTCCATGCGGTGGCGGCCACCCAACAAGCTGGGGGAGTAGCGGCTTTTGTGGATGCGGAACACGCCCTCGACCCAGTCTATTCCAAGGCCCTGGGGGTGGATATTGATAATTTATTAGTGGCTCAACCGGACAATGGTGAGTCAGCCCTAGAAATTGTTGACCAGTTGGTGCGTTCCACTGCGGTGGATATTATTGTGGTCGATTCCGTGGCGGCCCTGGTGCCCCGGGCAGAAATTGAAGGGGAAATGGGAGATACATCCGTTGGTTCCCAAGCTCGCCTGATGAGTAAAGCCATGCGGAAAATTGCCGGTAACATTGGGCGATCGGGCTGTTTAGTGATTTTCCTCAACCAATTACGGCAAAAAATTGGTGTGACCTATGGCAGCCCCGAAGTAACCACCGGAGGAAATGCGCTGAAATTTTACGCCTCTGTCCGTTTGGATATTCGCCGCATTCAAACTCTAAAAAAAGGTACGGAAGGAGAATACGGTATCCGGGCCAAGGTGAAGGTGGCCAAAAATAAAGTGGCTCCCCCTTTCCGCATTGCTGAATTTGACATCATTTTCGGCCAGGGTATTTCCCGCATGGGTTGCACCATTGACCTGGCGGAAAAATGCGAAGTAATTACCCGTAAAGGAGCTTGGTACAGCTATAACGGAGAAAACATTGCCCAGGGCCGGGATAATGCCATGAAATATCTGGAGGAAAATCCAGAAATCGCCGCCACCATCGATCAACAGGTGCGGGAAAAATTGTCGCTAGTCAATGCAGTTTTCCCGGTGGAAACGGAAGATTTACCGGAGGAGCCGGGGGAAGAAGGGGATTTTTAG
- a CDS encoding cyclic nucleotide-binding domain-containing protein, translating to MLRTVENLALTAFLQGILGASSMALGALIAVAWQPGRKFLAAVMAFGSGTLMAAIALEIATAVHRSAGVFVLVGGFLLGGVLFISLSKYIDEHGGFLRKPAVSRRYVVEHKILESHELVDYLAHSEVMNALPEHERHQLAGLLTPHHAYPREVLCREGEQGDYFYLIAVGEADVYKGETWVNRLTSGDIFGEMSLLTGEPRSATVVAVTAMELYQLDKENFAQILGQSPHLALVLSRKLARRLQSATDFEQRSPPADSLSVLEPLVEGDNDRQVLAKLAQSSAPMAILVGTLFDNIPEAMVIGMNTHITPWGGAFLFAVFIANFPEALSSSFGMKQAGIANGRILALWFGAVVASGLIAMVGYSIGQSGTLLLVAVAQAIAGGGIIAMLASTMMPEAYELGGSSVAYATIIGFLVGFLISASHL from the coding sequence GTGCTCAGAACGGTGGAAAACCTCGCTTTGACCGCTTTCCTTCAAGGTATTTTGGGCGCTTCTAGCATGGCCCTAGGGGCCTTAATTGCTGTGGCTTGGCAACCGGGACGAAAATTTTTAGCGGCGGTGATGGCCTTTGGCAGTGGCACTTTGATGGCGGCGATCGCCTTGGAAATTGCTACTGCAGTTCACCGCAGTGCCGGCGTTTTTGTCCTGGTAGGGGGTTTTTTGCTTGGGGGAGTGTTGTTTATTAGCTTGAGTAAATACATTGATGAGCATGGGGGCTTTTTGCGTAAACCCGCCGTTAGCCGTCGCTACGTGGTGGAACATAAAATTCTGGAATCCCATGAGCTGGTAGATTATCTAGCCCATAGCGAAGTGATGAATGCTTTGCCGGAGCATGAAAGGCATCAATTGGCAGGTCTGCTCACTCCTCACCATGCCTACCCCAGGGAAGTGCTTTGCCGAGAAGGGGAGCAAGGGGATTATTTTTATTTGATCGCGGTTGGAGAAGCGGATGTTTATAAAGGGGAAACCTGGGTTAATCGGCTCACATCGGGGGATATTTTTGGCGAAATGTCCCTATTAACGGGGGAACCTAGGTCAGCCACGGTGGTGGCCGTTACTGCCATGGAACTGTATCAGCTTGACAAGGAAAACTTTGCTCAAATTCTCGGTCAATCCCCCCATCTTGCCCTGGTGCTGAGTCGAAAATTAGCCCGCCGCTTGCAGTCAGCCACGGATTTTGAACAACGCTCTCCCCCGGCGGATTCCCTTTCTGTGCTGGAACCCCTGGTGGAGGGAGATAACGATCGCCAAGTGTTGGCCAAATTAGCCCAAAGTTCTGCTCCCATGGCCATCTTAGTCGGAACCCTATTTGATAACATCCCCGAGGCTATGGTTATCGGCATGAACACCCATATCACCCCCTGGGGCGGTGCTTTTTTGTTTGCTGTGTTTATTGCCAATTTTCCCGAAGCTCTCTCCAGTTCCTTTGGCATGAAACAGGCTGGCATTGCTAACGGACGTATTTTAGCTCTTTGGTTTGGAGCCGTAGTGGCCAGCGGTTTGATTGCCATGGTCGGTTACTCCATTGGCCAGAGTGGCACTCTGTTGCTGGTCGCAGTGGCTCAGGCGATCGCCGGTGGGGGAATTATAGCGATGTTAGCCAGCACCATGATGCCAGAAGCCTATGAGTTGGGCGGCAGTTCCGTGGCCTATGCCACTATTATTGGCTTTTTAGTGGGATTTCTTATTTCCGCTTCCCATCTGTGA
- a CDS encoding family 10 glycosylhydrolase, whose product MAIATIFAQIWQYCKKPFLYNLVLGLLISLAIVHPFSLFNQVQAQNAFPEIRGVWITNNDTVHFLDQNRTSESINLLADLNFNTIYPVVWNSGYVLYESEFAKREGLQPFSPRGDQGQDVLADIIAKAHRRNMLVLPWFEFGFKAPPMSELVKRHPWWFTQKQDGSKISVTAAGEVMWMNPFHPQVQAFITQLVMDAVNKYDLDGVQFDDHTALPNEFGYDNFTVSLYQQEMKKAPPSNPKDPAWIRWRANKITAFMVQLNAKIKAAKPNILVSVSPATYNLAYNTFLQDWLDWIRKGIVDEVIVQVYRTNLPSFTEPIQRAEFREAKTLIPTAVGILTGLPTKQVPMPLVSQKVYAARGQGMGSSFFYYQTLWDIAPEERDYRIQSFQRLFPNPAPRTLAKVAPPPTVNPTSSPINNHPPAPSPSTNPNPAPPLQGIPIPVEMPTSSAPVNNPVLPPNNSVPPQAPPPPPNVPEPGGFAPEPVLDDSIPSGWY is encoded by the coding sequence ATGGCGATCGCCACAATCTTTGCCCAAATCTGGCAGTATTGCAAAAAGCCATTTCTCTACAATCTTGTTCTGGGTTTATTGATCAGTTTGGCGATCGTCCACCCCTTTTCTCTGTTTAACCAAGTCCAAGCCCAAAATGCCTTTCCCGAAATCCGTGGAGTTTGGATCACCAATAATGACACCGTTCATTTTTTAGACCAGAACCGCACCAGTGAATCCATTAATTTATTAGCAGATTTAAACTTCAACACCATTTACCCCGTGGTCTGGAACTCCGGTTATGTTCTCTATGAAAGTGAATTTGCCAAAAGAGAAGGACTACAACCCTTTAGCCCCCGGGGCGACCAAGGACAGGATGTGCTAGCGGATATTATCGCCAAAGCCCACCGCCGCAATATGTTGGTTCTGCCCTGGTTTGAATTTGGCTTTAAGGCTCCTCCCATGTCGGAACTGGTAAAACGCCATCCCTGGTGGTTCACCCAAAAGCAAGATGGCAGTAAAATTTCTGTGACTGCCGCCGGAGAGGTGATGTGGATGAACCCTTTCCACCCCCAGGTACAGGCTTTTATTACGCAATTGGTGATGGATGCAGTCAATAAATACGATTTAGATGGGGTGCAGTTCGACGATCATACCGCCCTACCTAACGAGTTTGGTTACGATAACTTCACCGTTTCTTTATATCAACAGGAGATGAAAAAAGCTCCCCCCAGCAACCCCAAAGACCCGGCCTGGATTCGCTGGCGAGCCAACAAAATTACCGCCTTTATGGTGCAGTTAAACGCCAAAATTAAAGCCGCTAAACCTAACATTCTTGTTTCCGTTTCTCCCGCTACTTATAACTTGGCATACAATACCTTTTTGCAGGATTGGTTAGATTGGATCAGAAAAGGCATTGTGGACGAAGTAATAGTGCAAGTTTATCGCACAAATTTACCTAGCTTCACTGAACCGATCCAGCGGGCCGAATTTCGGGAAGCAAAAACTCTGATTCCCACCGCCGTTGGTATTTTAACTGGATTACCCACCAAACAAGTACCGATGCCGCTAGTTAGTCAAAAGGTTTATGCGGCCAGGGGCCAGGGTATGGGTTCTTCCTTTTTCTATTACCAAACCCTGTGGGACATTGCACCGGAAGAAAGGGACTATCGCATCCAATCTTTCCAACGACTATTTCCCAATCCAGCCCCCCGCACTTTAGCGAAAGTTGCTCCCCCGCCGACAGTTAATCCAACTTCATCCCCCATCAACAATCACCCACCTGCCCCCTCCCCAAGTACAAATCCGAATCCGGCCCCTCCACTCCAGGGCATTCCCATCCCCGTTGAAATGCCCACCAGTTCTGCCCCTGTCAATAATCCTGTGTTGCCTCCCAATAACTCTGTGCCCCCACAAGCACCACCACCGCCTCCAAATGTGCCGGAACCAGGAGGGTTTGCACCGGAACCGGTTTTGGATGACTCGATTCCCAGCGGTTGGTATTAG
- a CDS encoding cyclic 2,3-diphosphoglycerate synthase, whose protein sequence is MTVASDRMIEHRRRIMILGAAGRDFHNFNLVYRDNPEYEVVAFTANQIVGIADRRYPPSLAGELYPHGIPIIEEGQLENFCRENCVDQIVFAYSDVSHQQVMHLASRSLAIGADFVLLGPDRTMIKATVPVIAVSAVRTGCGKSQVSRWLSQRLRKLGLRVCAIRHPMPYGNLQKQAVQRFAKLEDLDWANCTVEEREEYEPHILAGHVVYAGVDYGLICEKAALESDVILWDGGNNDFPFVQPDLHIVLVDPLRPGDESLYHPGEAVLRMADIVLIPKTDVATVAQITQVNSSIAQLNPRAKIIQGRSPLRLEPPLDLRGKRVLVVEDGPTTTHGGMGYGAAYQAVKEIEGIEIVDPRPYAVPEIAAVYAKFPHLTQILPAMGYFPAQLKALADTLNVAKVDAVVSGTPSDLGRLIELNKPLVRVFYDYAEAEEPGLGEIVDTFLAHWGLGGKTHEFS, encoded by the coding sequence ATGACTGTGGCTAGCGATAGAATGATCGAACATCGTCGGCGGATAATGATTTTGGGGGCCGCTGGGCGGGACTTCCATAATTTCAACCTGGTTTACCGGGATAATCCCGAATATGAGGTGGTGGCCTTTACCGCCAATCAGATTGTGGGCATAGCCGATCGCCGCTATCCCCCAAGTTTAGCGGGGGAACTGTATCCCCACGGTATTCCCATCATTGAAGAAGGGCAATTGGAAAATTTTTGCCGGGAAAATTGCGTTGATCAAATAGTTTTTGCCTACAGCGATGTGTCCCACCAACAGGTAATGCATCTCGCCTCCCGCAGTTTGGCGATCGGGGCGGACTTTGTTTTGCTCGGGCCAGACCGCACCATGATCAAAGCTACTGTGCCCGTAATTGCGGTGTCAGCGGTACGTACCGGTTGTGGCAAATCCCAAGTTAGTCGTTGGTTATCCCAACGGTTACGAAAACTTGGTTTAAGGGTTTGTGCCATTCGCCATCCCATGCCCTATGGAAACTTACAAAAACAGGCAGTGCAGAGGTTTGCCAAGCTGGAAGATTTAGACTGGGCCAACTGCACAGTGGAAGAACGGGAGGAATACGAACCCCATATTCTCGCTGGCCATGTGGTCTATGCCGGGGTCGATTACGGTCTAATTTGCGAAAAGGCAGCTTTGGAAAGCGATGTCATTCTTTGGGATGGGGGCAACAATGATTTTCCCTTTGTGCAACCGGATTTACACATTGTCCTCGTGGATCCCCTCCGGCCGGGGGACGAAAGTCTTTACCATCCAGGGGAAGCGGTGCTTAGGATGGCAGATATTGTCCTAATCCCCAAAACCGATGTGGCCACAGTGGCCCAAATCACCCAGGTTAATAGTTCCATTGCCCAGTTAAACCCCAGGGCGAAAATTATCCAAGGGCGATCGCCGTTACGGTTAGAGCCACCTTTGGATCTGCGGGGTAAACGGGTCCTTGTGGTGGAAGATGGCCCCACTACCACCCACGGGGGCATGGGCTATGGTGCGGCCTACCAGGCGGTGAAGGAAATTGAAGGCATTGAAATAGTGGATCCTCGACCCTACGCCGTGCCAGAAATCGCGGCCGTTTACGCTAAATTTCCCCATCTGACCCAAATTTTACCCGCCATGGGTTACTTCCCAGCCCAATTAAAGGCGTTGGCTGACACCCTCAATGTTGCCAAGGTGGATGCAGTGGTATCGGGCACCCCCAGCGACCTCGGTCGTTTAATCGAACTGAATAAGCCGTTGGTGAGGGTTTTCTACGATTATGCTGAGGCTGAAGAACCAGGTTTAGGTGAGATTGTTGATACGTTTTTAGCCCATTGGGGGCTAGGGGGCAAAACCCATGAATTCTCCTAA
- the arcC gene encoding carbamate kinase, whose protein sequence is MNSPNKHSNPKPVIIALGGNALLQRNQPPEVEIQKANIHIAALAIAKVAQHYPVVVTHGNGPQMGLLALQGECKKFCKPYPLDVLGAETEGMIGYLLEQELCNQLPGRDVVTLLTQIVVDHQDPAFLQPTKPIGPVYSLEQAQWLAQERGWAIAADGQGYRRVVASPEPQRIIELPTIQLLVNSGALVVCAGGGGIPVVVNDAGGLEGVEAVIDKDLAAALLAENLQAQGLLLLTDIDGVYENWGTNYAHRLEQTTPKNLRRYRFAQGSMAPKVEAACRFVERTGQWCGIGKLAQALAIIKGETGTVISNQYI, encoded by the coding sequence ATGAATTCTCCTAATAAACACTCCAACCCCAAACCCGTGATCATTGCCCTCGGGGGAAATGCCCTACTGCAAAGGAATCAACCCCCGGAAGTGGAAATTCAAAAGGCTAATATCCACATTGCCGCCCTGGCGATCGCCAAAGTAGCCCAGCATTATCCGGTAGTTGTCACCCATGGCAATGGCCCCCAGATGGGTTTACTGGCCTTGCAAGGGGAATGCAAAAAATTCTGCAAACCCTATCCCCTCGACGTGTTGGGAGCGGAAACGGAAGGCATGATCGGTTATCTGTTGGAGCAGGAATTATGCAATCAACTACCTGGCCGGGATGTAGTCACCCTGTTAACCCAAATTGTGGTCGATCACCAGGATCCAGCTTTTCTCCAACCCACCAAACCCATTGGCCCCGTTTATAGTCTGGAACAAGCTCAATGGTTGGCTCAGGAAAGGGGTTGGGCGATCGCCGCCGATGGGCAAGGTTACCGTCGGGTGGTGGCTTCCCCGGAGCCCCAAAGGATCATTGAGTTGCCCACCATTCAACTGCTAGTAAATAGCGGCGCCTTAGTGGTCTGTGCCGGGGGCGGGGGCATTCCCGTAGTGGTAAACGATGCTGGTGGACTGGAAGGGGTGGAAGCGGTAATTGATAAAGATTTGGCCGCCGCTCTCTTGGCGGAAAATCTTCAAGCCCAAGGTTTGCTACTCCTAACCGATATTGATGGTGTGTATGAAAACTGGGGCACCAATTATGCCCACCGCCTTGAGCAAACCACCCCAAAAAATTTGCGCCGTTACCGATTTGCCCAAGGTTCCATGGCACCAAAAGTCGAAGCGGCCTGTCGTTTTGTGGAAAGAACAGGACAATGGTGCGGCATTGGCAAATTAGCTCAAGCTTTGGCAATTATTAAGGGGGAAACGGGCACTGTGATTAGTAATCAGTACATTTAA
- a CDS encoding PAS domain-containing protein has translation MAIFAQNSINVADESLVSTMAIAALVLGLLGILTLTVTQAITRSLRRLQQQTQALRKSEERFRFALEATDTSWWDWDVKTNEVEWSDTFDAMVGRAPNSYPKNAASFLSFLHPDDVEPTRTKLYDSIENGTPYKTEFRFVHPDGTIRWIMARGTVQRDENGQALRMSGINLDITEQKLAEAALKENEATLRLALSAKTANWWKWDIVNDQMYSAPSFHDLLGRHGDELPKTWADAIAMIYPEDQAKVQAAVEATLNHDEPFKVEFRMIPPNGEMVWIADLAALERDETGRPIQLSGIMIDITERKQIEEALQKSEQRLRMTLESTSTNWWERDLITGKSDWSEQSDYLLGYTPDSYEKNQDIFYDLLLHPDDRERVQAGVNLAIATGEPYQDEFRLVRADGNYIWILGTGHVEYNEAGQPVRMSGLNINITPFKEVQLALAEREAMMQALFDQASQFTALLTPTGKVVKVNQRALDFADTTIDEIIEQDFWETPWWQISDQLKADLKSAIDQAGQGIPMRYDVENLGNHGQQVILDFSIRPIYDTDQRIIFLLCEGRDITDKFRMQQALSESEERFRQTFQTTAVSSALISLDGKFLEVNPAFCELLDYAPDELKDHDVAKVTDPNWVPFQEDLTQQLLNREIMAYTQERRYQHRDGHWIWGLLNVSLVRDAQQQPIYYVCQIQNIDPLKQAQEKLQEVNIELERLTQIDGLTGVYNRRFFDQALEREWQVAFRETESLTLVMLDIDYFKLYNDTLGHQAGDQCLRIVATLLQESVHRTSDLVARYGGEEFALILPRTNLSGAIVVAERIKALMDDKAITHPTSEIANHVTVSIGIHCAVPRSELPLASWVKCADNALYQAKKRGRNCYVVLEDVLSSRGEVDLNVLITNHSARFPLNNCQSLS, from the coding sequence ATGGCAATTTTCGCACAAAATTCTATCAATGTTGCCGATGAAAGTTTAGTCAGTACCATGGCGATCGCCGCTTTGGTGTTGGGTCTGTTAGGGATTCTGACTTTAACCGTAACCCAGGCCATTACTCGCTCCCTCCGCCGCCTTCAACAGCAAACCCAGGCCCTGCGAAAAAGTGAAGAACGATTCCGCTTTGCCCTGGAAGCAACTGATACAAGTTGGTGGGATTGGGATGTCAAAACCAACGAAGTGGAGTGGTCAGATACTTTTGATGCTATGGTCGGCCGCGCCCCCAATTCCTACCCCAAAAATGCTGCTTCCTTCTTAAGTTTTCTCCATCCCGATGACGTAGAACCCACCCGGACAAAGTTATACGATTCCATCGAAAATGGCACCCCCTATAAAACCGAATTTCGCTTTGTTCACCCCGATGGGACAATCCGCTGGATTATGGCCAGGGGTACGGTGCAACGGGATGAAAACGGCCAAGCCCTGCGCATGAGCGGCATTAACCTCGATATTACAGAGCAGAAACTTGCTGAGGCCGCCCTCAAAGAAAATGAAGCCACTCTCCGCCTGGCCCTTTCTGCCAAAACCGCCAACTGGTGGAAATGGGATATTGTCAACGACCAGATGTACTCAGCCCCTTCATTCCACGACCTGCTTGGCCGCCATGGGGATGAACTACCCAAAACCTGGGCCGATGCCATCGCGATGATTTACCCGGAAGATCAGGCCAAGGTGCAAGCCGCGGTGGAAGCCACCCTGAATCATGACGAACCCTTTAAAGTTGAATTCCGGATGATTCCCCCCAATGGCGAAATGGTTTGGATTGCGGATTTAGCGGCCCTGGAGAGAGATGAAACAGGCCGGCCGATTCAACTCAGCGGGATCATGATTGACATTACTGAACGCAAACAAATTGAAGAAGCTCTCCAAAAAAGCGAACAACGGTTGCGGATGACCCTGGAATCCACCTCTACCAACTGGTGGGAAAGGGATTTAATCACCGGTAAATCCGATTGGTCTGAGCAGTCTGATTATCTTTTGGGCTATACCCCCGACAGCTACGAAAAAAACCAAGACATCTTTTATGACTTGCTACTCCATCCCGATGATCGTGAGCGCGTTCAGGCCGGAGTTAATTTAGCCATTGCCACCGGAGAACCCTATCAAGATGAATTTCGCTTAGTCCGGGCCGATGGGAATTATATTTGGATTTTAGGTACTGGCCACGTGGAATATAACGAAGCGGGGCAACCGGTCAGAATGAGTGGCTTAAATATCAATATTACGCCGTTTAAAGAAGTGCAACTGGCTTTGGCTGAACGGGAGGCAATGATGCAGGCATTGTTTGATCAAGCATCGCAATTTACCGCTCTGTTAACTCCCACCGGAAAAGTCGTCAAAGTGAATCAACGGGCGCTGGATTTCGCTGACACTACGATTGATGAAATTATCGAGCAAGATTTTTGGGAAACTCCCTGGTGGCAAATATCCGACCAGCTCAAAGCTGACCTCAAATCTGCGATAGACCAGGCCGGCCAAGGAATTCCGATGCGCTATGACGTGGAAAATTTAGGCAATCATGGACAACAAGTTATTTTGGACTTCTCGATTCGGCCAATTTACGACACCGACCAGCGGATTATTTTTCTACTCTGTGAAGGACGCGATATTACCGACAAATTCCGCATGCAACAGGCCTTGTCAGAAAGTGAAGAACGCTTCCGGCAAACTTTCCAAACCACGGCCGTAAGTAGTGCGCTGATTTCCTTAGATGGCAAATTTCTTGAAGTCAACCCCGCCTTTTGTGAGTTGTTGGACTATGCCCCAGATGAACTGAAAGACCATGATGTGGCGAAAGTGACGGATCCCAATTGGGTGCCATTCCAAGAAGACTTAACTCAACAACTCCTCAACCGTGAAATTATGGCCTATACCCAAGAACGCCGCTATCAACATCGGGATGGCCATTGGATTTGGGGTCTGTTGAATGTCAGTTTGGTCCGCGATGCTCAACAACAACCCATCTATTATGTCTGCCAAATTCAAAATATTGATCCGCTCAAACAAGCCCAAGAAAAACTCCAAGAAGTCAACATTGAACTGGAAAGATTAACTCAAATTGACGGCCTTACCGGAGTTTATAATCGTCGGTTCTTTGACCAGGCCTTGGAACGGGAATGGCAAGTTGCTTTTCGCGAAACTGAGTCCTTAACTTTGGTAATGTTGGACATTGACTATTTCAAACTCTACAACGACACCCTCGGACATCAAGCGGGAGACCAGTGTTTACGAATTGTCGCTACCCTTTTGCAAGAGTCTGTCCATCGCACTTCAGATTTAGTGGCCCGCTATGGGGGGGAGGAATTTGCCTTAATTTTACCCAGAACAAATTTATCAGGTGCGATTGTCGTTGCTGAAAGGATTAAAGCTTTGATGGATGATAAAGCCATTACCCATCCCACTTCTGAGATTGCTAATCATGTCACTGTCAGTATTGGGATTCATTGTGCTGTTCCCCGGTCTGAATTGCCCTTAGCCTCTTGGGTAAAATGTGCCGATAATGCGCTCTACCAGGCCAAGAAACGGGGTCGGAATTGCTATGTCGTCCTGGAAGATGTGCTGAGTTCCCGGGGTGAAGTTGATTTAAATGTACTGATTACTAATCACAGTGCCCGTTTCCCCCTTAATAATTGCCAAAGCTTGAGCTAA
- a CDS encoding ribonucleotide-diphosphate reductase subunit beta, with protein sequence MDITQDVTDYWNLTNEERYAFDGILSYLTFLDSVQTCNIPHLKSSVTAPEISLCMAEQISQEGMHNQSYQYMIETIIPTEKRDVVYDFWRTDRVLKERCEYIAMLYQKYVDHPTQENYFVALMADYLLEGLYFYNGFIYFYNLASRMLMPGSADIFKMINRDELSHVRLYQKLIPEAMQVFTHSTDQIYEMFDKAVEFECRWTNHIVGNNILGITESSTEQYTKYLANSRLRAIGLDPLYTDARYGKSPYTHLERFSDTKKEAHTKANFFEATVTSYVMSSGVSGWDEI encoded by the coding sequence CTGGATATTACCCAGGATGTTACAGATTACTGGAACTTAACTAACGAAGAGCGCTATGCTTTTGACGGCATTTTGTCCTATCTAACTTTTTTGGATTCTGTTCAAACCTGTAACATTCCCCATTTGAAAAGTAGTGTTACTGCTCCGGAAATTAGCCTGTGCATGGCGGAGCAAATTTCCCAGGAGGGTATGCACAACCAGAGCTACCAGTACATGATCGAGACTATTATCCCAACGGAAAAAAGGGATGTGGTGTACGATTTTTGGCGTACTGACCGAGTATTAAAAGAGCGGTGTGAGTATATTGCCATGCTCTACCAAAAATATGTGGATCATCCCACCCAGGAAAACTATTTTGTCGCTTTAATGGCGGATTATTTGTTAGAAGGATTATATTTCTATAACGGTTTTATTTACTTCTATAATCTTGCTTCCCGTATGTTAATGCCCGGTTCCGCCGACATTTTTAAAATGATCAACCGGGATGAGCTGAGCCACGTGCGTCTATACCAAAAGTTGATCCCGGAAGCGATGCAGGTCTTCACCCATTCCACAGACCAAATTTACGAAATGTTTGATAAAGCGGTGGAGTTTGAATGTCGTTGGACTAACCACATTGTCGGTAATAACATCCTCGGCATTACAGAATCTAGTACGGAACAGTACACCAAGTACCTTGCTAACAGTCGTCTGCGGGCGATCGGTTTAGATCCCCTTTACACAGATGCCCGTTATGGCAAAAGTCCCTACACTCACCTGGAGCGTTTTTCCGATACGAAGAAAGAAGCCCACACCAAGGCGAACTTCTTTGAAGCAACGGTGACCAGTTATGTAATGTCTTCCGGAGTATCCGGCTGGGACGAAATTTAG
- a CDS encoding ribonucleoside-diphosphate reductase, with the protein MVVSTVNPTAPMPVTPIFNPTGNDSVENRTIWFGNTTNLMQLNDVRYNWAVGLYQQMRENFWIK; encoded by the coding sequence ATGGTTGTCAGCACCGTTAATCCCACAGCGCCCATGCCTGTGACCCCCATTTTCAATCCCACCGGCAACGATTCCGTCGAGAACCGTACTATTTGGTTTGGTAACACGACCAACTTAATGCAGTTGAATGACGTGCGCTATAACTGGGCCGTTGGCCTTTATCAGCAAATGCGTGAAAACTTCTGGATTAAATAG